The Natronosporangium hydrolyticum nucleotide sequence TCACGCTGACCCGTGCCGACACCCCGGCGTACGACGCGACCCGGACCCGCGGCGTGATCGTGGACATGATCCGGGAGCTCGGCGCCGCCCACCAGGTCACCGCGGTCGGAGTCGGGGCCGCCGGATGGATCGACGCGACCCGGGACCGAGTCCGGTTCGCGCCCCACCTCGCCTGGCGGGACGAGCCGCTGCGCGACCACGTGGCTGCCGCGGTCGGGCTGCCGGTGGCGGTGGAGAACGACGCCAACGCGGCCGCCTGGGCGGAGTTCCGATTCGGCGCCGGGCAGGCGGCTGGGGAGTCGATGGCGCTGATCACCGTGGGTACCGGGATCGGCGGCGGGCTCATCCTCGGCGGCCGGCTGCTGCGCGGCGCCCACGGTTTCGCCGGGGAGCCCGGCCACCAGCTGGCGGTCCCTGACGGCCTGCCCTGCGGCTGCGGTCGCCGGGGCTGCCTTGAGCAGTACGCGAGTGGGCAGGCGCTGGTGCGGTTGGCCCAGCAGGCGGCGGTGGAGCAGCCGGCGGCGGCCGAAGGTCTGCTGGAGCTCGCGGGCGGGAGCCCGGAACAGATCACCGGCCCGCTGGTCACCACCGCGGCCCGGGCCGGAGACAAGCTCGCCCGGGAGGCGTTTGAGCAGATCGGCTGGTGGCTCGGCAGCTGCCTCGCCGACCTGGTGCAGTTGCTCGATCCGCGGCTGCTGGTGGTGGGCGGCGGGGTCGCGGAGGCCGGCGAGCTGCTGCTCGCGCCGGCCCGCGACGCGTACCAGCGGGCATTGTCACAGCGGGGTGAGCTACCGGCCGCTTCGATCCGCCCGGCGCAGCTGGGCAACGTCGCCGGGGTGGTGGGCGCCGCCGATCTGGCGCGGGAGCTGATCTGATGGCGCCCCGCCACGGCCACCACCTGCGCGTCATCTCGTACAACGTGCACGGGCTGCGTGACGACCTGGCCGCGCTGCACCACGCCATCAAGGACCTGGCCCCGGATGTTCTGCTGCTGCAGGAGGCGCCGCGCCGGCTGCGGTGGCGGCACAAGTGCGCGGCGCTCGCCCACTCGTTGGGGTTGGTGGTGGCCGCCGGCGGCCAACCGGCGTTGGGCAATCTGATCCTGGTAGATCTGCGGGTG carries:
- a CDS encoding ROK family glucokinase; the encoded protein is MSTTGQLTIGIDIGGTKIAGGVVAPDGQVLTLTRADTPAYDATRTRGVIVDMIRELGAAHQVTAVGVGAAGWIDATRDRVRFAPHLAWRDEPLRDHVAAAVGLPVAVENDANAAAWAEFRFGAGQAAGESMALITVGTGIGGGLILGGRLLRGAHGFAGEPGHQLAVPDGLPCGCGRRGCLEQYASGQALVRLAQQAAVEQPAAAEGLLELAGGSPEQITGPLVTTAARAGDKLAREAFEQIGWWLGSCLADLVQLLDPRLLVVGGGVAEAGELLLAPARDAYQRALSQRGELPAASIRPAQLGNVAGVVGAADLARELI